A stretch of Streptomyces vietnamensis DNA encodes these proteins:
- a CDS encoding ferredoxin — protein sequence MSAPRLSVDRERCIGAGMCAMTAPDVFDQDPDDGLVLLLHAEPPAAHRAAARMAAGVCPSGAITLHEPEPDDRM from the coding sequence ATGAGCGCGCCCCGCCTGAGCGTCGACCGCGAGCGCTGCATCGGCGCCGGCATGTGCGCCATGACCGCCCCCGACGTCTTCGACCAGGACCCCGACGACGGCCTCGTACTCCTCCTGCACGCCGAACCGCCCGCCGCCCACCGCGCGGCCGCCCGGATGGCCGCCGGAGTCTGCCCCTCCGGGGCGATCACCCTCCACGAGCCGGAACCCGACGACAGGATGTGA
- a CDS encoding helix-turn-helix domain-containing protein, translating to MNGGEGNTRGLPGGRLTQQDRERITAGLATGLSYAEIARRADRAPLRRRRERRRELGTREERASGRKEPARNVGGRPDRAHAERT from the coding sequence ATGAATGGCGGCGAAGGCAATACTCGCGGGTTGCCGGGAGGACGCCTGACCCAGCAGGACCGTGAACGCATCACCGCCGGACTCGCCACCGGCCTCTCCTACGCCGAGATCGCGAGGCGGGCCGATCGGGCGCCTCTCCGCCGTCGGCGCGAGCGTCGGCGCGAGCTAGGAACGCGTGAAGAGAGGGCATCCGGGCGTAAAGAACCCGCCAGGAACGTCGGAGGCCGTCCCGACCGGGCTCACGCTGAGCGGACATGA
- a CDS encoding APC family permease: protein MTAPTTEKDAVACAEEPPDTGARHKLTAVTGLAALSLDAMASVAYGPEAIVLVLAAAGGYGLGFTVPVTLAIAGLLAVLVASYRQVIAAFPDGGGSYAVARTHLGRRTSLVAAASLVLDYVLNVAVAVTAGVAALTSAFPGLYGDRLWICLAVLVLITAVNLRGIVDSARAFIVPTAVFVGAILVLIAVGLFRDAPVSTEASVGHASVLADNATTVGALLLLRAFASGCSALTGVEAIANAVPSFRVPAARRAMRAEVALGVLLGVMLIGLSVLISRFGLQPVEGVTVLAQLADASLGHNWAFYVVQFATMVLLALSANTSFGGLPVLLKLLARDDYVPHVFGLKADRQVHRHGVVWLAGVSALLLVFSGGDTNTLVPLFAIGVFVGFTIAQTGMVLHWRATRQWAKAALNGLGALLTGVSAVVVTAAKFHDGAWLIVIALPLFVALFETVHRAYGRIDARLGVGKIPEPPRRARSLVLVPVSSLTRLTSEALTAAVSLGDEVRAVTVCHPDPEDQAQTEALERDWALWNPGIELVRLPSERRSLGRPITAYVRDIAAAHLDTRVTVLVPEAEPEHVWQRLLQNQRGAVVAHAVRRDTDAVICRLRFRLSD from the coding sequence ATGACCGCTCCGACCACTGAGAAGGACGCCGTAGCCTGCGCCGAAGAGCCTCCTGATACCGGCGCGCGGCACAAGCTGACGGCCGTCACCGGACTCGCCGCGCTGTCGCTCGACGCGATGGCGTCGGTGGCGTACGGGCCCGAGGCCATCGTGCTCGTCCTTGCGGCCGCAGGCGGATACGGACTCGGCTTCACGGTCCCGGTGACCCTGGCCATCGCCGGTCTCCTGGCCGTCCTGGTCGCCTCGTACCGGCAGGTCATCGCCGCCTTCCCGGACGGCGGCGGTTCCTACGCCGTGGCCAGGACCCACCTCGGCCGCCGTACCAGCCTGGTGGCCGCCGCGTCCCTGGTCCTGGACTACGTGCTGAACGTGGCCGTGGCCGTGACGGCCGGTGTCGCCGCCCTCACCTCCGCCTTCCCCGGGCTGTACGGCGACCGACTGTGGATCTGCCTGGCCGTCCTCGTCCTGATCACGGCGGTGAACCTGCGCGGCATCGTCGACTCGGCCCGCGCCTTCATCGTCCCGACCGCCGTGTTCGTCGGCGCGATCCTGGTCCTGATCGCCGTCGGCCTCTTCCGCGACGCCCCGGTCTCCACCGAGGCCTCCGTCGGACACGCCTCGGTCCTGGCGGACAACGCCACCACCGTCGGCGCGCTGCTCCTCCTCAGGGCCTTCGCCTCGGGCTGTTCGGCGCTGACCGGCGTCGAGGCCATCGCCAACGCGGTGCCGTCCTTCCGCGTCCCGGCCGCCCGCCGGGCGATGCGGGCGGAGGTCGCGCTGGGCGTGCTGCTCGGCGTGATGCTGATCGGTCTGTCCGTACTGATCTCCCGCTTCGGCCTCCAGCCGGTCGAGGGCGTCACCGTCCTCGCCCAGCTCGCCGACGCCTCCCTCGGCCACAACTGGGCCTTCTACGTCGTCCAGTTCGCGACCATGGTGCTCCTGGCCCTGTCCGCGAACACCTCGTTCGGCGGCCTGCCGGTCCTGCTGAAACTGCTGGCCCGGGACGACTACGTCCCGCACGTCTTCGGCCTCAAGGCCGACCGCCAGGTCCACCGCCACGGCGTCGTCTGGCTGGCGGGCGTCTCCGCCCTGCTGCTCGTCTTCTCGGGAGGCGACACCAACACCCTCGTCCCGCTCTTCGCGATCGGCGTCTTCGTCGGCTTCACCATCGCCCAGACCGGGATGGTCCTGCACTGGCGGGCGACCCGGCAGTGGGCCAAGGCCGCGCTCAACGGCCTCGGCGCGCTGCTCACGGGCGTGTCGGCGGTCGTCGTCACCGCCGCCAAGTTCCACGACGGGGCCTGGCTGATCGTGATCGCCCTGCCGCTGTTCGTCGCCCTCTTCGAGACCGTCCACCGCGCGTACGGGCGGATCGACGCGCGCCTCGGCGTCGGGAAGATCCCCGAACCGCCGCGGCGCGCCCGCTCCCTGGTCCTCGTGCCGGTGTCCTCCCTGACCCGCCTCACCAGCGAGGCCCTGACCGCCGCCGTGTCGCTCGGCGACGAGGTCCGCGCGGTCACCGTCTGCCACCCCGACCCGGAGGACCAGGCCCAGACCGAGGCCCTGGAACGGGACTGGGCGCTCTGGAACCCCGGCATCGAGCTCGTACGGCTGCCCTCCGAGCGGCGTTCCCTCGGCCGGCCGATCACGGCATACGTGCGGGACATCGCCGCGGCCCACCTGGACACCCGGGTCACCGTGCTCGTCCCGGAGGCCGAGCCCGAGCACGTGTGGCAGCGGCTGCTCCAGAACCAGCGGGGTGCGGTCGTCGCCCACGCCGTCCGACGCGACACGGACGCCGTGATCTGCCGGCTCAGGTTCCGCCTCTCGGACTGA
- a CDS encoding flavin reductase family protein, whose product MTAPTTPTALPGREEFRSAMAQLATGVAVITTAGPDGPVGCTANAVLSLSTEPPSVLVSLATSGRTVRQALTYGGFAVNILSWQQRDLMHRFARLPAAERFDGVPHRDEQGCPVLAATAATVVCRLDQAPTVHDHTLLIGRVLWTAQDPTAQALVLYQRHQHAVGG is encoded by the coding sequence GTGACCGCGCCCACCACCCCCACCGCGCTGCCCGGCCGTGAGGAGTTCCGCTCCGCCATGGCGCAGCTCGCCACCGGCGTCGCGGTCATCACCACCGCCGGACCCGACGGCCCGGTCGGCTGCACCGCCAACGCGGTGCTCTCCTTGTCCACCGAACCGCCCTCGGTGCTCGTCTCGCTCGCCACCAGCGGCCGCACCGTACGGCAGGCCCTCACGTACGGCGGCTTCGCGGTCAACATCCTCAGCTGGCAGCAAAGGGATTTGATGCACCGTTTCGCCCGGCTTCCCGCGGCGGAACGTTTCGACGGCGTCCCCCACCGGGACGAGCAGGGCTGCCCGGTCCTGGCGGCCACCGCCGCAACCGTGGTGTGCCGCCTCGACCAGGCGCCCACCGTGCACGATCACACCCTGCTGATCGGCCGGGTCCTGTGGACCGCGCAGGACCCCACCGCCCAGGCCCTGGTGCTCTACCAGCGTCACCAGCACGCCGTAGGCGGCTGA
- a CDS encoding cold shock domain-containing protein, with translation MVAGRVVRFDGARGYGFIAPDNGEEDVFLHANDLLIPEAYLRSGLAVEFDVDVGDRGPKASSVRLAEGAESPVPVARNSAGDNVIDDVVGEDEFTVELTELLLRTPSLTAAQIVEIRRELTAFVKKHGWVEG, from the coding sequence GTGGTCGCCGGTCGTGTGGTGAGGTTCGACGGCGCTCGAGGCTATGGGTTCATCGCCCCGGACAACGGTGAGGAGGACGTCTTCCTGCACGCCAACGACCTCCTCATTCCCGAGGCCTACCTGAGGTCCGGCCTCGCGGTGGAATTCGATGTCGACGTCGGTGACAGGGGGCCGAAGGCGTCCTCGGTGCGGCTGGCCGAGGGGGCCGAATCGCCTGTTCCGGTGGCAAGGAACTCGGCGGGAGACAACGTTATCGACGACGTCGTGGGTGAGGACGAGTTCACCGTGGAACTGACTGAACTCCTGCTCCGCACGCCGTCGCTGACTGCTGCTCAGATTGTCGAGATCAGACGAGAGCTGACCGCGTTCGTCAAGAAGCACGGCTGGGTCGAGGGCTGA
- a CDS encoding prephenate dehydrogenase: MRSAVVVGTGLIGTSVALALSARGVTVHLRDADPEAAGIAASLGAGTVEAPTAAVDLAVLAVPPALVGSVLADAQAAGIARHYTDVASVKAEPREDVVVLGCDTARYIGGHPMAGGEVSGPTAARADLFEGCTWVLTPTPDTGTETLNTALELVATCGGTPVVMAAAEHDRAVGLVSHAPHVVAALVAKRLAKAGERAVSLAGPGVRDLTRIAGGDPDLWVDILSANAGVVADILEELGSDLGDAVAALRAMAATDEAKRDAGRQCVDALLRQGRSGRRRIAGKHGIRPARYRTLGVMVGDQPGQLARLFADADRSGVNIEDIHLEHSTGRLTGVVRLSVDQRAAPALEDALHSQGWRIQ, from the coding sequence ATGCGCTCCGCAGTTGTGGTCGGCACCGGACTCATCGGAACATCCGTCGCGCTCGCGCTCAGCGCCCGGGGCGTGACGGTGCACCTGAGGGACGCGGATCCCGAGGCGGCCGGCATCGCCGCCTCCCTGGGCGCCGGGACCGTGGAGGCCCCGACCGCGGCTGTCGACCTGGCCGTGCTGGCGGTGCCTCCCGCCCTGGTCGGCAGCGTCCTGGCCGACGCCCAGGCGGCCGGGATCGCCCGCCACTACACCGACGTGGCGAGCGTCAAGGCGGAGCCGCGGGAGGACGTCGTCGTGCTCGGCTGCGACACCGCCCGCTACATCGGCGGTCATCCCATGGCCGGCGGAGAAGTCAGCGGACCCACAGCCGCCCGCGCCGACCTGTTCGAAGGCTGCACCTGGGTGCTCACACCGACGCCGGACACCGGCACGGAGACGCTCAACACCGCCCTGGAGCTGGTGGCGACCTGCGGGGGCACCCCCGTCGTGATGGCGGCCGCCGAGCACGACCGTGCGGTCGGCCTCGTCTCCCACGCTCCGCACGTCGTGGCGGCGCTGGTCGCCAAACGCCTTGCGAAGGCGGGGGAACGGGCGGTGAGCCTCGCCGGGCCGGGCGTGCGGGACCTCACCCGGATCGCGGGCGGTGACCCGGACCTGTGGGTCGACATCCTCTCGGCCAACGCGGGTGTCGTCGCCGACATCCTGGAAGAACTGGGCTCCGACCTGGGGGACGCCGTGGCCGCCCTGCGCGCCATGGCGGCCACGGACGAGGCCAAACGCGATGCCGGCCGACAGTGCGTCGACGCCCTGCTGCGCCAGGGCAGGTCGGGCCGTCGGCGCATCGCCGGCAAGCACGGCATCCGGCCCGCCCGCTACCGGACGCTCGGAGTGATGGTGGGCGACCAACCCGGCCAGCTGGCCCGGCTGTTCGCCGACGCCGACCGATCCGGCGTCAACATCGAGGACATCCATCTGGAACACTCCACGGGCCGCCTCACCGGCGTCGTCCGGCTGAGCGTCGACCAGCGAGCCGCACCTGCTCTGGAGGACGCGCTCCACTCCCAGGGGTGGCGCATTCAGTAA
- the hppD gene encoding 4-hydroxyphenylpyruvate dioxygenase has product MAVREIAHVELLTSDEQDTVDYFQGAMGFSQVARSTEPERSSVFLRQGDVRLVVSSGPATWKFLDAHGDGVADIALRCDDVVRTREAAAAAGARIVTPGTRGRTVVSGFGDVCHTLLPAAENAGPVLPDDRPWIPEPAPGTRQSRPDPIRLLDHVAVCLEGGTLEEYADLYRDAFGFSRYSSEYVDVGGQAMDSIVVRSASGRVTFTLVAPDPRLGSGQLDAYLERNAGPGVQHLAFLVDDIVPTVHAFRGRGVEFLNTPASYYDMLLERHDGLHSEIDSLRAAHVLADRDEWGHLLQLFSRSPYERNTLFYELIQRRGSRGFGSSNIRALYEAVERDRLNAE; this is encoded by the coding sequence ATGGCAGTGCGCGAGATCGCCCATGTCGAACTGCTCACCAGCGATGAACAGGACACCGTCGACTATTTCCAGGGGGCGATGGGTTTCAGTCAGGTGGCCAGGTCCACGGAGCCCGAACGAAGCTCGGTGTTCCTGCGGCAGGGAGACGTACGCCTCGTCGTCTCCTCGGGCCCGGCGACCTGGAAGTTCCTGGACGCCCATGGTGACGGCGTCGCGGACATCGCCCTGCGCTGCGACGACGTCGTACGTACCCGGGAGGCGGCAGCGGCGGCCGGCGCGAGGATCGTCACGCCGGGAACGAGAGGCCGCACGGTGGTCTCGGGATTCGGGGACGTCTGCCACACCCTGCTGCCCGCAGCCGAAAACGCCGGTCCGGTCCTGCCCGACGACCGTCCCTGGATACCCGAGCCCGCCCCGGGCACACGGCAGTCCCGCCCTGACCCCATCCGCCTGCTCGACCACGTCGCCGTCTGCCTGGAGGGCGGCACCCTGGAGGAGTACGCCGACCTCTACCGGGACGCCTTCGGGTTCTCCCGCTACTCCTCGGAGTACGTGGACGTCGGAGGACAGGCCATGGACTCCATCGTCGTCCGCAGCGCGTCGGGCCGTGTCACCTTCACCCTCGTCGCGCCGGACCCCCGCCTGGGGTCCGGACAGCTCGACGCCTACCTGGAACGCAACGCGGGCCCGGGCGTCCAGCACCTGGCGTTCCTCGTCGACGACATCGTGCCCACCGTGCACGCGTTCCGTGGCCGGGGCGTGGAGTTCCTGAACACGCCTGCCAGTTACTACGACATGCTCCTCGAACGGCACGATGGGCTGCACTCGGAGATCGATTCCCTGCGGGCCGCCCACGTTCTCGCCGACCGGGACGAATGGGGCCATCTGCTCCAGCTGTTCAGCCGCTCGCCCTACGAGCGCAACACCCTCTTCTACGAACTCATCCAGCGACGCGGCTCCCGCGGTTTCGGCAGCTCCAACATCAGGGCCCTCTACGAGGCCGTGGAGCGCGACCGGCTGAACGCCGAATGA
- a CDS encoding cytochrome P450 has protein sequence MSDSLHTVTTLPTERRSGCPFDPPAELIDARSHGPISHYTHPGGKPGRLITGYDTVRAVLADPRFSSRKDLMNVVDFQLPPAPPGEFLLMDEPEHSRYRKPLVGKFTVRRMRMLTERIEQITADCLDAMEETGPPADLVTAFAKPIPTIVICEILGVPYADRASFQEQIDTFMGGEVSDEELIAAYTATQEYLAQLVAAKRAHPTDDILSELTDSDLTDEELRGISLILLAAGFDTTANMLSLGTFALLQNPDQLAALRADPALTDGAVEELLRYLSVAKTFHRTALEDVELDGHTIEAGTTVLLSYNTANRDPDRFADPHTLDLSRQAAGHLAFSHGIHQCLGQQLARVEMRVAFRALVDRFPTLRLAVPAEDVALRPETADIYGVKSLPVTWDAE, from the coding sequence ATGAGCGACTCCCTCCACACCGTCACGACGCTGCCGACGGAGCGCCGGTCCGGCTGCCCCTTCGACCCGCCCGCCGAGCTGATCGACGCCCGGAGCCACGGCCCCATCAGCCACTACACCCACCCCGGCGGCAAACCCGGTCGGCTGATCACCGGATACGACACGGTGCGAGCGGTCCTGGCCGACCCGAGGTTCAGCTCGCGCAAGGACCTCATGAACGTCGTCGACTTCCAGCTCCCCCCGGCGCCGCCCGGCGAGTTCCTCCTCATGGACGAGCCCGAGCACAGCCGCTACCGCAAGCCCCTGGTCGGCAAGTTCACCGTGCGGCGGATGCGGATGCTCACCGAACGGATCGAGCAGATCACCGCCGACTGTCTGGACGCCATGGAGGAGACCGGGCCGCCGGCCGACCTGGTGACCGCGTTCGCCAAGCCCATCCCCACCATCGTCATCTGCGAGATCCTGGGCGTGCCCTACGCGGACCGGGCGTCCTTCCAGGAGCAGATCGACACGTTCATGGGCGGAGAGGTCAGCGACGAGGAGCTGATCGCCGCCTACACCGCGACCCAGGAATACCTCGCGCAGCTGGTGGCGGCCAAGCGCGCCCACCCCACCGACGACATCCTCAGCGAACTCACCGACAGCGACCTGACCGACGAGGAGCTGAGGGGGATCAGCCTCATCCTCCTGGCGGCCGGATTCGACACCACCGCGAACATGCTGTCCCTCGGCACCTTCGCCCTGCTGCAGAACCCGGACCAACTGGCCGCGCTGCGCGCCGATCCCGCGCTCACCGACGGGGCCGTGGAGGAACTGCTGCGGTATCTGAGCGTCGCCAAGACCTTCCACCGGACGGCGCTGGAGGACGTCGAGCTGGACGGCCACACCATCGAGGCCGGCACGACGGTCCTCCTCTCGTACAACACCGCCAACCGCGACCCCGACCGCTTCGCCGACCCCCACACGCTCGACCTCAGCAGGCAGGCCGCCGGACACCTGGCCTTCAGCCACGGCATCCACCAGTGCCTCGGGCAGCAGCTGGCCCGGGTCGAAATGCGGGTCGCCTTCCGCGCGTTGGTCGACCGCTTCCCCACCCTGCGCCTGGCCGTACCGGCCGAGGACGTCGCCCTGCGCCCGGAGACCGCGGACATCTACGGGGTGAAGAGCCTCCCGGTCACCTGGGACGCCGAATGA
- a CDS encoding 4'-phosphopantetheinyl transferase family protein has product MPDTVPLPSAAAPPARRQSGARSVGPPGAPWARLWTPAPGVVVALAPVDAVLATPAAVWRLRPEEYRSAAGMAARRAREHLAGRALLRLLLAEAAGEEDARAPVVPEPAGRPRLPGSPDTGVSISHSGPYAAAAVATGLDVGVDAQVPRPPLAALLRRCCAPGTAAHLADLPPERAALAFARIWSVQEACVKARGTGLSGAPWRVRVDPGSQAGTSGALHWRRPPWHEAADAEPVALACAFGPPEAHPTRPAEAPRSGRDSASRTS; this is encoded by the coding sequence TTGCCTGACACCGTCCCTCTCCCGTCGGCCGCCGCGCCCCCCGCCCGGCGCCAGTCGGGCGCCCGATCCGTCGGCCCGCCCGGTGCGCCCTGGGCCCGCCTGTGGACGCCGGCTCCCGGCGTCGTCGTCGCCCTGGCACCCGTGGACGCCGTGCTGGCGACGCCCGCGGCCGTGTGGCGGCTGCGCCCCGAGGAGTACCGTTCGGCCGCCGGCATGGCGGCCCGGCGGGCCCGCGAGCACCTGGCCGGCCGGGCACTGCTGCGGCTGCTGCTCGCCGAGGCGGCCGGCGAGGAGGACGCCCGCGCCCCGGTGGTCCCCGAGCCGGCCGGCCGGCCCCGGCTGCCCGGTTCCCCGGACACCGGGGTGAGCATCTCGCACAGCGGCCCCTATGCGGCCGCCGCCGTGGCCACCGGACTGGACGTCGGCGTCGACGCTCAGGTGCCCCGGCCTCCCCTGGCCGCCCTGCTGCGCCGCTGCTGCGCACCCGGGACGGCGGCACACCTGGCGGACCTGCCGCCCGAGCGGGCCGCCCTCGCCTTCGCCCGGATCTGGAGCGTCCAGGAGGCGTGCGTGAAGGCGCGCGGCACCGGCCTGTCCGGCGCGCCCTGGCGGGTGCGCGTCGACCCGGGCAGCCAGGCCGGCACCTCGGGGGCGCTGCACTGGCGACGACCGCCCTGGCACGAGGCGGCCGACGCCGAACCAGTCGCCCTGGCCTGCGCCTTCGGACCGCCCGAGGCACACCCCACGCGCCCGGCGGAAGCCCCCCGCAGCGGCCGGGACTCGGCGTCCCGAACGTCCTGA
- a CDS encoding helix-turn-helix domain-containing protein translates to MRVIDGMHRLMAAFVRGDQMISVEFFEGSTEDAFLHAVRANVAHGLPLSQADRRAAAAKIVASHPHLSDRAIARAAGLGAKMVAGIRRQADGVVQLHARVGRDGKVRPLNSDEGRRRAAELIAERPDASLREIARLAGISPATVSDVRRRLRAGEPPVVSGEQPAQGGKATDVSTRVRRLRGERKEELLDADPITVLEKLLRDPSLRHKEEGRTLLRLLRQNAIGMRQRLELTAAVPPHCGALVVNLARQYAETWLEFAQKLDEKVQSARRPAAGE, encoded by the coding sequence ATGCGGGTGATCGACGGAATGCACCGTCTGATGGCCGCCTTCGTCCGAGGCGACCAGATGATCAGTGTGGAATTTTTCGAGGGCAGCACCGAGGACGCGTTCCTGCATGCGGTACGGGCGAACGTGGCGCATGGTCTTCCACTGTCGCAGGCCGACCGTCGGGCCGCTGCGGCCAAGATCGTCGCCTCGCACCCGCACCTGTCCGATCGGGCCATCGCACGTGCCGCGGGCCTGGGTGCCAAGATGGTGGCCGGGATCCGCCGCCAGGCCGACGGGGTGGTGCAGCTGCACGCCAGGGTCGGCAGGGACGGCAAGGTCCGCCCGCTCAACAGTGATGAAGGACGCAGACGGGCGGCGGAACTGATCGCCGAGCGACCGGATGCCTCACTGCGGGAGATCGCGCGGCTGGCGGGGATCTCCCCGGCGACGGTCAGCGACGTCCGCAGGCGCCTGCGGGCCGGCGAGCCCCCGGTGGTCTCCGGCGAGCAGCCGGCGCAGGGGGGCAAGGCGACCGACGTATCCACGCGGGTGCGAAGGCTGCGCGGCGAGCGCAAGGAGGAACTGCTCGACGCCGATCCCATCACCGTGCTGGAGAAGCTGCTGCGCGACCCCTCCCTGCGGCACAAGGAGGAGGGCAGGACCCTGCTGCGCCTGCTGCGCCAGAACGCCATCGGAATGCGCCAGCGCTTAGAACTCACCGCCGCGGTCCCACCGCACTGCGGTGCGCTGGTGGTGAACCTCGCCCGGCAGTACGCGGAGACGTGGCTGGAGTTCGCCCAGAAGCTCGACGAGAAGGTGCAGTCGGCCCGCCGTCCCGCCGCGGGAGAGTGA
- a CDS encoding IS5/IS1182 family transposase translates to MVTYPAALDLPHALVEWVTMLIVTREGDRRCKLRPSQRAVIALVYLREHTTYAKLAAGFRISEGTAHAYVQSVIRLLASRAPSLAQALRRARPKYVLLDGTIAECDRVGDHERDYSGKARRHGVNIQAVTDPAGELIWYSPALPGRTVDITAARTHRVVTVCERLRIPVLADKAYAGAGGTFQVPFKRHLGRPLTPRQAAVNRAHARLRFPVERAFARLKAWRIFRKARISPNRLTSITKAVLTLERQR, encoded by the coding sequence TTGGTCACCTATCCTGCCGCACTCGACCTGCCGCACGCGCTCGTGGAGTGGGTCACGATGCTGATCGTCACCCGCGAGGGTGACCGCCGCTGCAAACTGCGGCCCTCGCAACGCGCCGTCATCGCCCTGGTCTACCTGCGCGAGCACACCACCTACGCGAAGCTCGCCGCGGGCTTCCGCATCAGCGAAGGCACCGCCCACGCCTACGTACAGAGCGTGATCAGACTCCTCGCCTCGAGAGCACCGTCCCTGGCCCAGGCATTGCGCCGCGCCCGTCCCAAGTACGTCCTGCTCGACGGCACCATCGCCGAGTGCGACCGGGTCGGCGACCACGAACGGGACTACTCGGGCAAGGCCCGACGGCACGGCGTGAACATCCAGGCCGTCACCGACCCGGCGGGCGAACTGATCTGGTACTCACCCGCGCTGCCCGGCCGCACGGTCGACATCACCGCCGCCCGCACCCACCGCGTCGTCACCGTCTGTGAACGGCTCAGGATTCCCGTCCTCGCCGACAAGGCCTACGCCGGTGCCGGCGGAACCTTCCAGGTGCCGTTCAAACGCCACCTCGGACGCCCCCTCACGCCCAGACAGGCTGCCGTCAACCGTGCACACGCACGGCTCCGCTTCCCCGTCGAGCGGGCCTTCGCCCGCCTCAAGGCCTGGCGGATCTTTCGCAAAGCCCGCATCAGCCCCAACCGGCTCACGTCAATCACCAAGGCCGTCCTCACCCTGGAGAGACAGCGCTGA
- a CDS encoding acyl-CoA dehydrogenase family protein, producing the protein MAEDAFTLHDFALLAHLGWSACRLGAAAGALSRILRPLRSPEERRRNLRSELLPTRLSRARRRIDTVQAMLSHVADAYVSLPERERGGPSWQLPVNALKVTASEQCPAAVDELIEPIGLRHGYLRHQPLGLERVLRDPRSASPNHGNDRLHLANGSLSPLDQEPTLA; encoded by the coding sequence GTGGCCGAGGACGCTTTCACCCTGCACGACTTCGCGCTCCTGGCCCACCTCGGCTGGAGCGCCTGCCGGCTGGGCGCCGCGGCCGGGGCCCTTTCCCGTATCCTGCGGCCGCTGCGCAGCCCCGAGGAACGCCGCCGCAACCTCAGGAGCGAGCTGCTGCCGACCCGGCTGTCCCGGGCCCGCCGGCGCATCGACACCGTGCAGGCGATGCTCAGCCACGTCGCTGACGCATACGTGTCACTGCCCGAGCGGGAACGGGGCGGCCCGTCCTGGCAGTTGCCCGTCAACGCTCTGAAGGTGACAGCATCCGAGCAGTGCCCGGCTGCCGTGGACGAGCTGATCGAGCCGATCGGGCTGCGCCACGGCTACCTGCGCCACCAGCCGCTCGGCCTGGAGCGCGTCCTGCGCGATCCGCGGTCTGCCTCGCCGAACCACGGCAACGACCGGCTGCATCTGGCCAACGGCTCGCTCAGCCCGCTGGACCAGGAGCCCACCCTTGCCTGA
- a CDS encoding M20 family metallopeptidase, with the protein MIMNRHARPSTDAMLEDLRTLVEVESPSRDLDAIHASAAAVAAVIEERLGGQAVLIDGPVGPHVHWSGGGSPQVLVLGHHDTVFPLGTLERRPFRVEDGRVLGPGVFDMLGGLVQAIHGLSALDDLTGVEILVTADEEVGSASSRALIEERARACGHVLVFEGAADGGGLKTARKGCGTFEVCVTGRASHAGLEPEAGVNALVEAAHQVVAIQALSRPEIGTTVSPTVASAGTSDNVIPAQATVWVDVRVESNEEKDRVEAAFAGLTPRLEGAALTVRGGVNRPPMPESASRALFELARELQPGIEGVAVGGGSDGNFTGALGIPTLDGLGAVGGGAHADHEFLLVDTMEERANLVTGLVEAIRNRRTA; encoded by the coding sequence ATGATCATGAACCGCCATGCCCGTCCGAGCACGGACGCCATGCTCGAGGACCTGCGCACCCTGGTCGAGGTCGAGTCCCCCTCGCGGGACCTCGACGCCATCCACGCATCCGCCGCCGCGGTCGCCGCGGTCATCGAGGAGAGACTCGGCGGGCAGGCCGTGCTGATCGACGGTCCCGTCGGCCCCCATGTCCACTGGAGCGGCGGCGGATCGCCCCAGGTGCTCGTGCTCGGTCACCACGACACCGTCTTCCCCCTGGGCACCCTGGAGCGGCGTCCCTTCCGGGTGGAGGACGGGCGGGTGCTCGGCCCCGGGGTCTTCGACATGCTCGGAGGGCTCGTCCAGGCCATCCACGGACTGTCCGCGCTGGACGACCTGACCGGGGTGGAGATCCTGGTGACGGCGGACGAGGAGGTCGGCTCGGCGTCCTCGCGCGCGCTGATCGAGGAACGGGCCCGCGCCTGCGGCCACGTCCTGGTCTTCGAAGGGGCGGCCGACGGCGGAGGGCTCAAGACCGCGCGGAAGGGATGCGGCACGTTCGAGGTGTGCGTCACCGGACGCGCGTCGCACGCCGGTCTCGAGCCCGAGGCCGGCGTCAACGCCCTGGTCGAGGCCGCCCACCAGGTGGTGGCCATCCAGGCGCTGAGCCGTCCCGAGATCGGCACGACCGTGTCCCCCACCGTGGCGTCCGCGGGGACCTCCGACAACGTCATTCCCGCGCAGGCCACGGTGTGGGTCGACGTACGCGTCGAGTCGAACGAGGAGAAGGACCGTGTCGAGGCGGCGTTCGCAGGGCTGACCCCCCGTCTGGAGGGGGCCGCCCTCACCGTCCGCGGAGGCGTGAACCGGCCGCCGATGCCGGAGTCGGCGTCCCGGGCGCTCTTCGAGCTGGCGCGCGAACTGCAGCCGGGGATCGAGGGTGTGGCCGTCGGCGGCGGCAGCGACGGCAACTTCACGGGCGCGCTCGGCATCCCCACCCTCGACGGTCTGGGGGCCGTGGGCGGTGGCGCCCACGCCGACCACGAGTTCCTGCTCGTCGACACGATGGAGGAGCGGGCGAACCTGGTCACCGGCCTGGTCGAGGCGATCCGGAACCGTCGGACGGCATAG